Proteins co-encoded in one Salvelinus sp. IW2-2015 unplaced genomic scaffold, ASM291031v2 Un_scaffold4824, whole genome shotgun sequence genomic window:
- the LOC112077683 gene encoding SLAM family member 8-like, giving the protein MSVGVPLIINKRVGDSVELLAGIENGHLKSLVWKYMEKEIVEFNTEAVYSPASQFEGRLKMNTKNFSLTVRELTLQDSGDFLLTGEGDKGQIGSKTITLKVHEPISKVAIQTDIKLLANHSCTIRLVCNVSCYHNITYTWERDNEIYGDAQQIYFSLSPAERNISVKCNATNLVSWKTASATVKCSNDTTTPEYVTGLAWYTIYIGVSVGGAVVLILTVAVAVCYCRGRNNTEDLTDNTIYADVMDNTRSRDTRSNSQVNPISIYETVNDSVIQD; this is encoded by the exons ATGA GTGTAGGTGTTCCTCTGATCATCAACAAGAGAGTGGGGGACTCCGTGGAGCTGCTGGCAGGCATAGAGAATGGACATTTGAAATCCTTGGTGTGGAAGTATATGGAAAAGGAAATTGTAGAATTCAACACAGAAGCCGTTTATTCACCTGCATCCCAGTTTGAGGGGAGACTAAAGATGAACACTAAAAACTTTAGTTTAACAGTCAGAGAACTGACACTGCAAGACTCAGGGGATTTTCTACTTACAGGTGAAGGGGACAAAGGTCAGATTGGCAGTAAGACCATCACTCTGAAGGTCCACG AGCCTATATCTAAGGTGGCGATCCAGACAGACATCAAGCTATTGGCCAACCACTCCTGTACGATACGGCTGGTGTGTAACGTGTCCTGCTACCACAACATTACTTACACCtgggagagagacaatgagatctACGGGGATGCCCAGCAgatttacttctctctctcaccagccgAGAGAAACATCAGTGTAAAGTGCAACGCCACCAACCTAGTCAGTTGGAAAACTGCCTCTGCAACAGTAAAGTGCAGTAATGACACAACCACCCCAG AATATGTGACAGGACTGGCGTGGTATACCATCTACATTGGAGTATCAGTGGGAGGTGCTGTGGTGCTGATCCTCACTGTAGCTGTGGCAGTGTGCTACTGCAGGGGCCGAAATAACACAG AAGATCTAACTGACAACACAATATATGCTGATGTTATGGACAACACAAGAAGTAGAGAT ACAAGATCAAACAGTCAGGTAAACCCAATATCCATCTATGAAACTGTCAATGATTCTGTTATCCAAGATTGA